GGCGCTGACCCGAGCGATGCCGGCTGATGGGCATCATCCTCGCCACCAGCCGCTCCTTCTCGGACGGCGACCTCGATCTCATCGCACGCGCGGCGGAGGCAGGGCACCGGATCGTCCGCGGCCCTGCGCACCACGACCTGCTGGAGCTTGCCCCTCTGCTCGCGAGGGCGGATGCCTGGATCGCAGGCACCGGCCCGGTCAACGTCGCCCACCTCGCCGCCGCTCCGAACCTCAAGGTGCTCGCCCGATACGGCGTCGGCACCGAGGCTGTGGACCTCGAAGCTGCCGAGGCCCGCGGCATCCAGGTCACGAACACGCCTGGGGCCAATGCCGATGCTGTCGCCGACCATGCCATCGGCCTCATGCTCGCCGCACTCCGCTTCATCCCCGACGGCGACCGCCGCGTGCGCCAGGGCGACTGGGGTGTGCGCCGCGGACGCGAACTCGGAGCGGCGACGGTCGGGATCGTGGGCTTCGGCCGGATCGGACAGGGCGTCGCGAAGCGCCTTGGCGGTTTCGGCCCGCGCGTCATCGCCGCCGACCCGTTCCTCGCCGAGCACCGCATCCGCGATCTCGGTGCCGCGCCGGTCGAGCTCGACGAGCTGTTCGCATCCGCCGACGTCATCACCCTGCATGCACCGGGCGGGCAGCGGATCGTCGATGCGGCTCGGCTCGACAGCATCGGGCCCGGCACGATCATCGTCAACACCGCCCGCCCCGATCTCGTGGACGAAGCCGCCGTCGCGAAGGCGCTCGCGGACGGACGCCTCTCGGGCTACGCGGCCGACACACTCGACGGCGACACCGCGGCATCCGCCAGCCCGCTGCTCGCCGACGATCTCGCCGACCGCGTGATCGTGACTCCGCACCTGGGCGCGCAGACCACCCAGGCTGTCGACAACATGGGTTCGATGTCGCTCGACGACGTACTCGCGATCCTCGCCGGGCGGTATCCGGTCCACCCCGTCACACGCTGAAAGGCCTCGCATGACCGCACCTTCCTCCGACTACATGGGCTTCGTCGGCGTCACCACCGGCTCGTCGTCGATCATGCAGGTCTTCCCGCGCTGGGCGGACATCCTCGGCCTGCCGACGCGCACTCTCGTCGGACACGATCTGCCGATGGATGCCACGCCCGAGCAGTACCTCGCCCTCGTCGAGCAGATCCGCGACGACCCGCATCACCGCGGCGCCCTGGTCACGACGCACAAGATGAACCTGTACGCCGCGGCATCCCGCCTCTTCGACGAGCTCGACCCGTTCGCGGTCTCGTGCTCGGAGATCTCCAGCATCGCCAAGCGCGACTCGCGACTGTCGGGCAGGGCGAAGGATCCGATCACGGTCGACCTGGCGCTGAGCGACTTCCTGCCCGCCGACCACTTCACCTCGACGGGCGCCGAAGTCGTCATCCTCGGCGCCGGCGGCTCCGGCACCGCGCTGAGCTGGGCCCTTTCCGAGCGGGCGGATGCTCCGTCGCGCGTGGTCGTGACGGCGCGCGACGACGAGAAGCTCGAACACCTGCGCGAGGTGCATCTCCAGCACGGAACCCGCGACGGGCTCATCTCCTACGTGCGCACGGATGCTCCGGAAGACGCCGCCGCGATCGTCACGGCTGCGCCATCAGGATCGCTGATCGTCAACGCCACGGGACTCGGCAAGGACAGGCCGGGCTCTCCCCTGCCGGATGACGTCGTCTTCCCCGAAGGCGCATATGTCTGGGAGTTCAACTACCGGGGCTCGCTGGAGTTCCTGCACCAGGCGCGCGCGCAGGAGAGCTCGCGGGGCCCGCAGGTGATCGATGGGTGGCGATACTTCATCCACGGATGGTCTCAGGTCATCGCCGACGTGTTCGAACTCGAGCTGACATCCGAGGTCGTCGAACAGCTCGCCGAGGCCGCCGAATTCGCGCGACGATGAGTGCTGCAGCGTTGACTCAACGCGCCGTCCGCACCGTCCTCGGCGACATCGACCCGGCGCAGCTCGGGGCGACGAACTACCACGAGCACCTTTTCCAGGTGACTCCGCTGCTGTCGGGCGATGAGCTCGACGACGAAGCCGCGTCCGGCGCGGAGGCCGCTCTGCTGCAGGGCAGCGGGTTCGCCGCCATGGTGGATGCCACGCCCTTCGGTCTCGGTCGCGACCCCGAGGCCCTTGCGCGCATCAGCGCTTCTGCCGGACTGCACGTCATCGCCACGACCGGGCGGCACCGCGAGGCGCACTACGGCGACGAGCATCCGACGCAGGTCTGGACCGCCGAGCAGCTCGCAGAACTCTTCATCGCCGACGTCACCATTGGAATGGCCGCAGACGACGCCGAGATCTTCGAGAGCCCTGATGTGCGGACCGCGCGCACTGCGACCGGATCCCCCGTGCGCGCCGGGCTGCTCAAGGGCGGCATCGACTACTGGCGGATCAGCCCGTTCGAACGGACGACGCTCGAGGCACTGGCCGCGGCGCACCGCGCCACCCACGCACCGCTCATGGTGCACCTGGAGTTCTGCACGGCGGCGCACGAAGTACTCGACCTGCTCGTGGCCGACGGCGTGGCATCCGATCGCGTCGTACTCGCGCACGCCGACCGGGATCCGGATGCCGGTCTGCACGCCTCCCTCGCTGAACGCGGCGCGTATCTCGGCTATGACGGATTCGCCCGCCCCCGCACGCGCAGCGACGCCGAGCTGCTGGCGCTGACCGCCGCAGTCGTCGAACAGGGCAGCGGCGATCGCATCCTGCTCGGCGGAGACGTCGCCCGCCGCACCCGCTACGTCTCCTACGGTGGCATGCCTGGCCTCGCCTACCTCGGCGAGCGGTACATCCCGCGGCTGCGGTCGCTCGTCGGCGACGAGGTCGTGGACCGGATGCTGGTCGCCAATCCGGCCCGGTTGCTCACCCTGGCATGACTCCGAGGGCGCTGCGCCGCACACTTGCAGGGTGAATGCACGGATGCAGGGCGAAACGCCGTGGTCTGCCCCTGCATACGTACGATCACCCTGCATCCGTGCACCGGATGCGTCTGCCGGAACATGGAAACGGCCCCTCGCCCGAAGACGAGGGGCCGAAGCCGACCGATCAGATCACTCGTAGAGGACCGCGGCGATGTCCGGGTCTTCCATGTTCGTGGCGTCGTACCAGTACGAGCCGGTGTCGTAGAACTCCTCGACGGCGTCGCCGTTGGCTGCGTCGTACGCGGCCTGGACGACCTGCTCGCCGATGCCGATCGGGTCCTGTGTGATGGCGCCGGCCATGGTGCCGTTCTTGATGGCTTCGAGCTGTGCCGAACCGGAATCGAATCCGACGATGGTGAGCTTGCCCTTCTCGAGGCCGAGCTCGCCGACGGCGTTCACGACGCCGATGGCCGAGCCCTCGTTCGTGCCGTAGATGCCCTTAAGGTCGGGGTACGCCGCGATCATGGCCTTGGCGATGTCAGCCGACTTCAGGTGGTCGCCGTCGCCGTACTGGATGTCGACGATCTCGATGTTCGGGTAGTCCGCCTCGATCTTCTCGACGAAACCGTCGCGGCGCTCTACACCGGTCGAGTTGATCTGCGAGTGGCCGACGATGGCGACTTCGCCCTCGCCGCCGATCAGCTCCGCCATGTGCTCTGCGGCCAGGGCTCCGGCGACCTTGCCGTCGGTCGCGGAGAGGCTCAGGCCCACGTCGCCGTTGCACGGGGCGTCGAAGTAGACGACAGGGATGTCCTTCGACTTCGCCTGCTCGAGCGGGGCGACGCACGCCTCGGGGTCGAGCGCGGCGTAGGCGATGGCATCCGGGTTCTTGTCGATCGCCGTGGTCAGCATCTCGAGCTGCTGGGCGATCTCGGTCTCGGCGGCGGGACCTTCGAAGGTGATCTTGACGCCGAGCTCTTCTGCCTTCTGCTCCGCACCCTTCTTCACTGCCTGCCAGAACTGATGCTGGAAACCCTTCGAGACGAGAGCGATGTACATCTCGCCGTCGTTACTGCCGCCGCCGTCGGTGCCGCCCTCTTCGATGATGTCGCCGCCGCCTGCGCAGCCCGCCATCACGAGTGCGGATGCGGCCATGAGTGCCGCGAATGCGGTCTTCTTGCCAAATCGCATGGAAACTCCATTGTTCGGTGATCACTGATTTGTTCTGTGGATGCCGGCCTGTCGGTCGGCGCTGTGGTGGATCGGGAAGGAAGGATCAGGTTCGCTGGCGGTTGCGCAGCGAGTCGAGGAAGACCGCCAGCAGCACGACGACGCCGACGACGATGTTGCGCCACTCGGTCTGGATCGACAGGATGCTGAGACCGTTGACGAGCACGCTCATGATGAGAGCACCGATCACCGTGCCGATGATCGAGCCGCGACCGCCGAGCAGCGAGGTGCCGCCGATGATCACGGCGGCGATCGCCTGCAGTTCGTATCCGGTGCCGATCTGAGGCTGCGCCGAGTCGAGACGTGACGCGATGACCACTCCGGCGATCCCGGTGAAAGCCCCGGCGAACATGTAGACGAAGATCGTCCAGCGACGGGTGTTCACACCCGACAGCCGGGTGGCCTCCTCGTTCGAGCCGATCGCGAACGTGTACCGGCCGAGCAGCGTCTTCGACAGCACCAGGAACGCGATGATCGCGAGCACGGCGGTGATCAGAACGGCGTTCGGGATTCCGGGGATGATCGCCCCGAGCGCGATCCGTTTGAAGTCAGGTGCGGACGTCGAGAAGTAGATCGGGGCGACACCGGAGATAACCAGGGCGAGACCGCCGGCGATCATCATCATCGCGAGCGTGGCGATGAACGGGGGCAACCGCAGGAACGTCACGTTGACGCCATTGACCAACCCCATCAGCACACCGGTGGCGATGCCGCCGATCACACCGACCCAGACCGGCAGACCCATGTTCGTGATGAACACACCCGTCATCACAGAGCACAGCGCCATACCGGTTCCCAGTGACAGGTCGATGCCGCCCGTGATGATGACGAACGTCGTGCCGAGGGCGAGGATGCCGATGACCGCCGTCGACAGCAGCACGGAGGCGATGTTGCTGAACGTGAAGAAGTTCGGACTCGCGAGCGAGAAGAAGATCAGCAGCACGACCAGGGTGCCGAAGGCCAGGGACTGCTGCACCTGCCGCTTGAGGAACGCACGCGTGTCGCGCTTGTCCGTGTTCTCGTTCACTGCCTGCTGGATGACGGTCGTCGTCGATCCGGACTGTTCTGGGGTGCTCATCAGTCTTCCTCCCCATGGGCTGCGAGTTGCATGATCTTCTCCTGGCTGGCTTCTTCGTTGCGGAGCGTTCCGGTGATCCGGCCGTTCGCGAACACGGCGATGCGATTCGCGACGCGGAGGATCTCCGGGAGCTCCGATGAGATGACGATGATCGACTTCCCGGCATCCGCCAGCTGCTGCATGAGCCGGTAGATCTCTTCCTTCGCGCCGACGTCGATGCCGCGGGTCGGCTCGTCGAAGATGAGGATCTCACAGTCGCGCATGAGCCATTTGGCGATGACGACCTTCTGCTGATTCCCACCCGAGAGCAGCTTGACGACCTGATTGACCGACGGGGTCTTCACCCGCAACTGCTGCACGTACTCCTTCGTGCGCTGCTTCGCCTTGCTGTCGCCCATCCATCCGATGCCATTGGCGTACGAGTCGAGCGAGGCCAGGACGGTGTTGAAAGTGACGCTCTGCTCGAGCATGAGACCGAGGCGCTTGCGGTCTTCCGAGAGGTAGCCGACGCCGAGGCACACGGCGTCGGCGGGCTGGTTGATCCTGGCGGCGCGGCCATCGACCTGGATGGCTCCACCGTCCCGCGGGTCGGCACCGATGATGGCGCGGGCTGTCTCGGTGCGCCCCGCGCCCATGAGCCCCGCGAACCCGAGGATCTCACCCTTGTGGAGCTGGAAGGTGACGTCCTTCAGCAGCGACTTCGTCGTGAGGCCCTGCACGTCGAGCACGACGGGATCACTGAGATGCTCACGTGCCTTCGGACGGGTTCCCTCGTCGATCACGCGTCCGACCATCATCTCGATGATCTTCGGGACGCTGATCTCACTCTTCTCCAGTGATCCGATGTATCGCCCGTCTCGCAGCACTGAGACACGGTCGGCGAGACGACGCAGTTCATCCATGCGGTGGGAGATGTAGACGATCCCGGTGCCGCTGGCTCTCAGTTGTTCGATGAGGACGAACAGCGTCTCCACCTCGCTGTCGGTGAGGGCGGAGGTCGGCTCATCCATGATGAGCACCTTCGCGTTGAACGAGAGCGCCTTGGCGATCTCGACCATCTGCTGCTCGGCGACGGTCAGCTCACCGACCAGCTGGCGCGGATTGAGGTCGATGCCCAATCGGCTCAGCAGCTCGGCGGTCTGCTTGTTGAGCCTGCGCTCCGACAGCAGGAGCGCAGACGTGGGCTCGCGGCCGATGTAGATGTTCTGCGCAACGGTGAGGTCGGGCATCAGGTTGAGTTCCTGATGGATGATCGTGATGCCGAGATGCTGCGCCTGCAGAGGGCTGGTGAGTTCGACTTCCTGACCTTCGAAGGTGATCGTGCCCTCGTCACGCGCGTAGATCCCAGACAGGATCTTCATGAGCGTCGATTTGCCCGCACCGTTCTCACCCACGAGAACGAGCACCTCGCCGGCGTGCACTTCGAGGTGCACATCCTGAAGGGCCTGAACCCCGGGGAAGCCTTTGCTGATTCCTTCGACCCTGAGGATGGGATCACTCATGTACTCACCTGCTTCCTTGAAGGTCGTGTACCGATTCCGTTCGAATGGAAACCATTCAAACATCGGGTCAATTCTGTACCAGCGTGATCTCTGATGCAAGTTGTATCTAAATGTACCTACTGGAGTCCTGCCATGCTAGACCTGTAATAACAACTTTGTCACGGATGCGCACGAACGCGCAGAGAGAAGGACGCACATGCTCATCGGCGCGCACGGCTTGGTCTTCACGGGAACCTTCGACGAGTCGGGCCTGCGGCGGGCGATCGAGGGCACGAAGAACGCCGGCTTCGACCTGATCGAGATCCCTCTGATGGACGCTTCGTCGTTCGACTCCGAGCTGGCCGGGCGGATGCTGCGCGACAACGACCTCGCCGTGACGGCGTCTCTCGGCCTGACGCCGGCGACCGACCTCACGAGCGAGGACCCAGCGGTCGTCGCCTCCGGAGTCGTGATGCTGGAGCGCTGCCTGGATCACGTCGCGGCGATGGGCGGCGACGTGCTGTGCGGCGTCATCTACTCGGCGATGGGCAAGTACATGGCGCCGGCGACGGAGAAGGGGCTCACGAACAGCCAGGCCGCGATCTCCGAGTTGGCGGCGAAGGCGGCGGCGCGCGGCATCCGCCTCTCCCTCGAGGTCGTCAACCGCTACGAATCGAACGCATTCAACACCGGCCGCGGCGCGCTCGGGTTCCTCGACGGCGTGACCGGGGATGTCAGCGTGCACCTGGACACTTACCACATGAACATCGAGGAATCGGACTTCTTCCAGCCGGTGCACGACGTCGCCGCGGCCGGCAAGCTCGGCTACGTGCACATCGGCGACAGCCACCGCGGTTACCTCGGCACAGGCACGGTCGATTTCGCGACGTTCTTCCGCGCACTGCACGACGTCGAATACGACGGCCCGGTCGTGTTCGAGTCGTTCTCGTCAGCCGTGGTCAGCGCCGAGCTGAGCAACACCCTCGGGATCTGGCGCAATCTCTGGCAGGACTCCGATGATCTCGCCGCTCACGCCAACCGCTTCATCCGTGATGGGCTGCACGCCGTCGGCACGATCGACCTGCATTGAATCCCTATGCGGAGGCGTGACCGACCACGCCCTTGCGCAACAGCGCGTTGCCGTACTTGCGCGTCTCACCGGTGCGCACCATGAGGTAGGCCGGCGCCGCGACTTCGTAATACGCGAAGCGCTCCACGAACCGCGTGGTCTCCACTGTGGTGCCCGCCGCGTCCATGAGTTCGCGCTGCACATCGAGCACCTCGCCGTCTGCGGATTCCATGAGATCCAGACCTGGCGCATCATCCAGCGGGATCACGGTGCGGATCGCGGCGAGCACCTCGGGCGTCGTCGTACCCGGCAGGTCGATCACGCGCTCCCCCAGCCCCCACGCCGGGAAGTGCGCGTCAGCGATCACGACGGCGTCCGAATGCCCCATCCGATCGAGGTGCAGCAGCAGCTCGCCGGAGAGCAGCGGGTTGATTCCTTCGAGCATTCTTCGTCCTCGCGTTCGGTCTCGGGTATCAGGCGGGGATGAGGCCGTCGGCGACGAGCTCGGCCCAGAACTCGTCGGGGATCGCGAGAGAGGCGAGCTCGGCGTTCTGTCGCACCTGCTCGGGGCGTGAACTGCCCAGTACGACCGATCGCGTCGCGGCCTCGCGAAGCGGGAACTGGATGGCGGCCGCCGGAAGCGGCACATCATGCGCGCGGCATACAGCGACGATGCGCTGCAGCCTGGCCCAGATCTCATCCGGCACACCGCCGTATTCATAGCGGCTGTCGCGCGTCGGCTCGGCCTTCGCGAGCAGGCCGGAGTTGAACACGGATGCCGCGACCACACCGGTGCCGCGCTCATGGCACGCCGGAAGCACGTCGACTGCGGCCGGCTGCTCGAGCAGTGTGTAGCGGCCGGCGATCATGATGATGTCGAGGTCGGCCTCACGCACCGAGCGCGCGAGAGCATCGGATGCCATCGATCCGATGCCGATCGACTGCACGCCGCCCTCGGCGCGCACCGCTTCGAGGGCCGGGAAGGCTTCAGCGAGCGCGAGATCGAGGTCGTTGCGCTCCGGATCGTGCAGGAACACGAGATCGATCCGGTCGAGACCCATCCGCTCGCGTGATTCTTCGAGGGACGTGCGGATGCCGGTATCCGAGAAGTCCCACACCCGCTGCAGGTCATCCGGCACGAAGA
The DNA window shown above is from Microbacterium murale and carries:
- a CDS encoding sugar phosphate isomerase/epimerase family protein; translation: MLIGAHGLVFTGTFDESGLRRAIEGTKNAGFDLIEIPLMDASSFDSELAGRMLRDNDLAVTASLGLTPATDLTSEDPAVVASGVVMLERCLDHVAAMGGDVLCGVIYSAMGKYMAPATEKGLTNSQAAISELAAKAAARGIRLSLEVVNRYESNAFNTGRGALGFLDGVTGDVSVHLDTYHMNIEESDFFQPVHDVAAAGKLGYVHIGDSHRGYLGTGTVDFATFFRALHDVEYDGPVVFESFSSAVVSAELSNTLGIWRNLWQDSDDLAAHANRFIRDGLHAVGTIDLH
- a CDS encoding phosphotriesterase family protein; the protein is MSAAALTQRAVRTVLGDIDPAQLGATNYHEHLFQVTPLLSGDELDDEAASGAEAALLQGSGFAAMVDATPFGLGRDPEALARISASAGLHVIATTGRHREAHYGDEHPTQVWTAEQLAELFIADVTIGMAADDAEIFESPDVRTARTATGSPVRAGLLKGGIDYWRISPFERTTLEALAAAHRATHAPLMVHLEFCTAAHEVLDLLVADGVASDRVVLAHADRDPDAGLHASLAERGAYLGYDGFARPRTRSDAELLALTAAVVEQGSGDRILLGGDVARRTRYVSYGGMPGLAYLGERYIPRLRSLVGDEVVDRMLVANPARLLTLA
- a CDS encoding ABC transporter permease — translated: MSTPEQSGSTTTVIQQAVNENTDKRDTRAFLKRQVQQSLAFGTLVVLLIFFSLASPNFFTFSNIASVLLSTAVIGILALGTTFVIITGGIDLSLGTGMALCSVMTGVFITNMGLPVWVGVIGGIATGVLMGLVNGVNVTFLRLPPFIATLAMMMIAGGLALVISGVAPIYFSTSAPDFKRIALGAIIPGIPNAVLITAVLAIIAFLVLSKTLLGRYTFAIGSNEEATRLSGVNTRRWTIFVYMFAGAFTGIAGVVIASRLDSAQPQIGTGYELQAIAAVIIGGTSLLGGRGSIIGTVIGALIMSVLVNGLSILSIQTEWRNIVVGVVVLLAVFLDSLRNRQRT
- a CDS encoding shikimate dehydrogenase family protein, producing the protein MTAPSSDYMGFVGVTTGSSSIMQVFPRWADILGLPTRTLVGHDLPMDATPEQYLALVEQIRDDPHHRGALVTTHKMNLYAAASRLFDELDPFAVSCSEISSIAKRDSRLSGRAKDPITVDLALSDFLPADHFTSTGAEVVILGAGGSGTALSWALSERADAPSRVVVTARDDEKLEHLREVHLQHGTRDGLISYVRTDAPEDAAAIVTAAPSGSLIVNATGLGKDRPGSPLPDDVVFPEGAYVWEFNYRGSLEFLHQARAQESSRGPQVIDGWRYFIHGWSQVIADVFELELTSEVVEQLAEAAEFARR
- a CDS encoding aldo/keto reductase yields the protein MSSVELQLPALGYGAANVGNLFRELSDDEAWAVLEAAWESGVRYYDTAPHYGLGLSEKRLGAFLQTKPRDEFVVSTKAGRLLRPNPDFDDGLDTAHDFFVPDDLQRVWDFSDTGIRTSLEESRERMGLDRIDLVFLHDPERNDLDLALAEAFPALEAVRAEGGVQSIGIGSMASDALARSVREADLDIIMIAGRYTLLEQPAAVDVLPACHERGTGVVAASVFNSGLLAKAEPTRDSRYEYGGVPDEIWARLQRIVAVCRAHDVPLPAAAIQFPLREAATRSVVLGSSRPEQVRQNAELASLAIPDEFWAELVADGLIPA
- a CDS encoding NAD(P)-dependent oxidoreductase, with amino-acid sequence MGIILATSRSFSDGDLDLIARAAEAGHRIVRGPAHHDLLELAPLLARADAWIAGTGPVNVAHLAAAPNLKVLARYGVGTEAVDLEAAEARGIQVTNTPGANADAVADHAIGLMLAALRFIPDGDRRVRQGDWGVRRGRELGAATVGIVGFGRIGQGVAKRLGGFGPRVIAADPFLAEHRIRDLGAAPVELDELFASADVITLHAPGGQRIVDAARLDSIGPGTIIVNTARPDLVDEAAVAKALADGRLSGYAADTLDGDTAASASPLLADDLADRVIVTPHLGAQTTQAVDNMGSMSLDDVLAILAGRYPVHPVTR
- a CDS encoding sugar ABC transporter ATP-binding protein, with translation MSDPILRVEGISKGFPGVQALQDVHLEVHAGEVLVLVGENGAGKSTLMKILSGIYARDEGTITFEGQEVELTSPLQAQHLGITIIHQELNLMPDLTVAQNIYIGREPTSALLLSERRLNKQTAELLSRLGIDLNPRQLVGELTVAEQQMVEIAKALSFNAKVLIMDEPTSALTDSEVETLFVLIEQLRASGTGIVYISHRMDELRRLADRVSVLRDGRYIGSLEKSEISVPKIIEMMVGRVIDEGTRPKAREHLSDPVVLDVQGLTTKSLLKDVTFQLHKGEILGFAGLMGAGRTETARAIIGADPRDGGAIQVDGRAARINQPADAVCLGVGYLSEDRKRLGLMLEQSVTFNTVLASLDSYANGIGWMGDSKAKQRTKEYVQQLRVKTPSVNQVVKLLSGGNQQKVVIAKWLMRDCEILIFDEPTRGIDVGAKEEIYRLMQQLADAGKSIIVISSELPEILRVANRIAVFANGRITGTLRNEEASQEKIMQLAAHGEED
- a CDS encoding RbsD/FucU family protein; its protein translation is MLEGINPLLSGELLLHLDRMGHSDAVVIADAHFPAWGLGERVIDLPGTTTPEVLAAIRTVIPLDDAPGLDLMESADGEVLDVQRELMDAAGTTVETTRFVERFAYYEVAAPAYLMVRTGETRKYGNALLRKGVVGHASA
- a CDS encoding ABC transporter substrate-binding protein is translated as MRFGKKTAFAALMAASALVMAGCAGGGDIIEEGGTDGGGSNDGEMYIALVSKGFQHQFWQAVKKGAEQKAEELGVKITFEGPAAETEIAQQLEMLTTAIDKNPDAIAYAALDPEACVAPLEQAKSKDIPVVYFDAPCNGDVGLSLSATDGKVAGALAAEHMAELIGGEGEVAIVGHSQINSTGVERRDGFVEKIEADYPNIEIVDIQYGDGDHLKSADIAKAMIAAYPDLKGIYGTNEGSAIGVVNAVGELGLEKGKLTIVGFDSGSAQLEAIKNGTMAGAITQDPIGIGEQVVQAAYDAANGDAVEEFYDTGSYWYDATNMEDPDIAAVLYE